The following are from one region of the Bradyrhizobium sediminis genome:
- a CDS encoding MFS transporter, which produces MPNIAPCGLTPAQRATNLPPVHAPSSHRDSRRFTPDSGQAWVRLALAVLIGSIGSVGMWSVVVVLPVVQTEFAATRGAVSLAFTLTMLGFGLGGVATGRITDRFGIVAAMALSIGFLGIAYVLAGLSSTLWQFIAVHVLIGLGTSATFGPLMAEASHWFERYRGLAVTIVASGNYVGGTIWPPLVNWGMQTWGWRTTHIAIGIFCAVAMTVVLMVLRAQIGGAVAHDHANAPPPRVDLQLSTNTLTALLCIASISCCVAMAMPQVHIVAYCGDLGYGVARGAEMLSLMMAFGVVSRIGSGFLADKIGGIRTLLIGSVAQGFALFFYLFFDGLTSLYVISAMFGLFQGGIVPSYAIIVRESMPAREAATRVGIVIMASVVGMSGGGWVSGVIFDATGSYAAAFLNGVAWNAVNVAIVVALLIRARSRLALA; this is translated from the coding sequence ATGCCCAATATCGCGCCATGTGGCTTGACCCCGGCGCAGCGGGCGACGAACTTGCCGCCCGTGCACGCTCCCTCCAGCCACAGAGATTCGCGCCGCTTCACCCCCGACTCCGGTCAGGCCTGGGTACGGCTTGCGCTCGCGGTTTTGATTGGCTCGATCGGCAGCGTCGGCATGTGGTCGGTCGTGGTGGTGCTGCCGGTGGTGCAGACCGAATTCGCCGCCACCCGCGGCGCTGTGTCGCTGGCCTTTACCCTCACCATGCTCGGTTTCGGCCTCGGCGGCGTCGCCACGGGGCGGATCACCGACCGCTTCGGCATCGTGGCGGCGATGGCGCTCAGCATCGGCTTCCTGGGAATAGCCTATGTGCTCGCCGGCCTTTCGAGCACGCTGTGGCAATTCATCGCGGTGCACGTCCTGATCGGGCTCGGCACCTCGGCGACGTTCGGCCCGCTGATGGCGGAAGCCTCGCACTGGTTCGAGCGCTATCGCGGGCTGGCGGTGACCATCGTCGCCAGCGGCAACTATGTCGGCGGCACGATCTGGCCGCCGCTGGTCAATTGGGGCATGCAAACCTGGGGCTGGCGCACCACCCATATCGCCATCGGCATCTTCTGCGCGGTGGCGATGACGGTCGTGCTCATGGTGCTGCGCGCGCAGATCGGCGGCGCTGTGGCGCACGATCACGCGAATGCGCCGCCGCCGCGGGTCGATCTGCAGCTCTCGACCAATACGCTGACGGCGCTGTTGTGCATCGCCAGCATTTCCTGCTGCGTGGCGATGGCGATGCCGCAGGTCCATATCGTCGCCTATTGCGGCGATCTCGGCTACGGCGTGGCGCGCGGCGCCGAGATGCTGTCGCTGATGATGGCGTTCGGCGTCGTCAGCCGGATCGGCTCGGGATTCCTGGCCGACAAGATCGGCGGCATCCGCACCCTGTTGATCGGATCGGTGGCGCAGGGCTTTGCGCTTTTCTTCTATTTGTTCTTCGACGGCCTCACCTCGCTCTACGTCATCTCCGCGATGTTCGGCCTGTTCCAGGGCGGCATCGTGCCGAGCTATGCCATCATCGTGCGTGAATCGATGCCGGCGCGCGAAGCAGCGACCCGCGTCGGCATCGTGATCATGGCTTCCGTGGTCGGCATGTCCGGCGGCGGCTGGGTCTCCGGCGTTATCTTCGACGCCACCGGCTCCTATGCCGCGGCGTTCCTCAACGGCGTCGCCTGGAACGCCGTCAACGTCGCCATCGTTGTGGCGCTCTTGATCCGGGCGCGCTCGCGGCTGGCGCTGGCGTAG
- a CDS encoding tautomerase family protein, with the protein MPLARISIPSHLAAAKALALADAVHEALVSTCNVPANDRFQLVSRFEDKDMLLDPTFPEVERSADASIVEIIFLAGRSDDRKRSLYRAIVAGAVAAGFRSDDVMVTLIENSPIDWSLGRGEAYDRHGTT; encoded by the coding sequence ATGCCGCTGGCACGTATTTCAATTCCCTCGCATCTGGCGGCCGCCAAGGCGCTGGCGCTGGCCGACGCGGTGCATGAAGCGTTGGTATCGACGTGCAACGTGCCGGCGAACGACCGGTTTCAGCTCGTGTCGCGGTTCGAAGACAAGGACATGCTTCTCGATCCCACATTCCCGGAGGTTGAGCGCTCGGCTGATGCCTCGATCGTGGAAATCATCTTCTTGGCCGGGCGGAGCGACGACCGGAAACGCTCGCTGTACAGGGCGATCGTGGCGGGTGCTGTTGCAGCCGGCTTCCGTTCCGATGATGTGATGGTGACGCTGATCGAAAACAGCCCGATCGACTGGTCGCTCGGGCGCGGTGAAGCCTATGACAGGCACGGGACCACGTAG
- a CDS encoding LysR family transcriptional regulator, which translates to MNPSHDIAVFIRVVDLGSFAAVAKEANLSPSAVSKIVSRLEDRLGVKLLQRTTRRLVLSQEGETYSIRGREILAAIEAAEAEVTAGRGQPRGHLRINTGTAFAKHRLAPLLPEFLKKYPDMTVELSVTDRRVDVVAEQVDVAIRVGPLGDTSLVTHRLGEVRRIIAASPAYLRRHGTPKQARDLLSHNCLHLRGFSRLAGWPMYVNGERVLLPVTGSMSSDSADLLLDLAVSGIGIVRLGDFLGEAALSAKQLVPLLETCHDDDPTPLNALMPPGRQNIPRVRAFVDFLDGKLRTANQRSIRG; encoded by the coding sequence ATGAATCCCTCCCACGACATTGCCGTGTTCATCCGCGTCGTAGATCTGGGCAGCTTTGCCGCTGTGGCCAAGGAGGCCAATCTTTCGCCCTCGGCGGTTTCGAAAATTGTGTCGCGACTGGAAGACCGTCTCGGCGTCAAACTGCTGCAGCGGACGACGCGTCGGCTGGTTCTTAGCCAGGAAGGTGAGACCTATTCCATCCGCGGCCGCGAAATTCTGGCCGCAATTGAAGCCGCCGAGGCCGAAGTAACCGCCGGCCGCGGACAGCCGCGGGGGCACCTTCGCATCAACACCGGAACGGCCTTTGCCAAGCACCGATTGGCGCCGCTATTGCCGGAATTCTTGAAGAAGTACCCGGATATGACCGTCGAGCTTTCAGTGACCGACCGCCGCGTCGATGTTGTTGCCGAACAAGTCGACGTCGCCATTCGTGTCGGCCCGTTGGGCGATACTTCGCTTGTTACGCATCGTCTCGGTGAAGTCCGGCGTATTATTGCGGCAAGTCCAGCCTACCTTAGACGTCACGGCACACCGAAGCAGGCGCGCGACTTGCTATCGCACAACTGTTTGCACCTCCGCGGCTTCTCGCGTCTCGCGGGCTGGCCAATGTACGTAAACGGTGAGCGGGTTCTGTTGCCCGTGACGGGATCAATGAGTTCCGATAGCGCCGACCTGTTGCTCGATCTTGCCGTCTCCGGAATCGGCATCGTTCGTCTCGGAGATTTCCTGGGCGAAGCCGCCCTTTCTGCCAAACAACTCGTTCCACTTCTCGAGACCTGCCACGATGATGACCCGACGCCGTTGAATGCGTTGATGCCTCCCGGCAGGCAGAACATTCCCCGCGTTCGAGCCTTCGTGGATTTTCTTGATGGCAAACTAAGAACGGCAAACCAACGCAGCATCAGGGGCTAG
- a CDS encoding rhodanese-like domain-containing protein, producing the protein MKTVQAMLAEAEAVVPRISPEEAKGLVGRPDVLFLDVREPAEVAASGKVPGALAIPRGLVEFRADPASALHDAAFDRAKTVVAYCASGGRSALVLKTLKEMGYENVRNLGGFKGWLDAGGEVEKG; encoded by the coding sequence ATGAAAACAGTGCAGGCAATGCTCGCCGAGGCCGAAGCCGTGGTGCCGCGGATCAGTCCCGAGGAAGCCAAGGGACTGGTCGGCCGGCCCGACGTGCTGTTTCTCGACGTCCGCGAACCGGCCGAGGTCGCGGCATCGGGAAAAGTCCCGGGTGCCCTCGCCATCCCGCGCGGACTGGTGGAATTTCGCGCCGATCCGGCTTCCGCTTTGCACGATGCGGCATTCGACCGGGCCAAGACCGTGGTTGCCTACTGCGCGTCGGGCGGACGTTCGGCGCTGGTCCTCAAGACGCTGAAGGAAATGGGCTACGAAAACGTCCGCAACCTCGGCGGCTTCAAGGGCTGGCTCGATGCCGGCGGCGAGGTCGAAAAGGGATAG